One Methanobrevibacter sp. DNA segment encodes these proteins:
- a CDS encoding sulfate/molybdate ABC transporter ATP-binding protein, with translation MSKLLKVNIQKKLKEFDLDVSFELKKGRLGILGPSGCGKSMTLKSIAGIVNPDKGIVTLKTNEETTYFDSDNKINLKPQKRNVGYLFQNYALFPNMTVEENVACGLSNDDDEKIVSEMIKRFHLEGLEKRYPRQLSGGQQQRVALARIMAYGPDVILLDEPFSAMDTYLKEQLRIELVNSLKDFDGFSIMVTHNRDEAFQFCDELIILDEGKIIAKGDTHEIFENPRKVQVARLTGCKNISKIEIIDDYHVKSLDWGVTFEVSQKLSPNITHMGIRAHDFAPANKEDINVMDTTDATKLEMPFEWEITLANGLWWKADKKIHEHDFIIPEYLKVDPKNIILLEE, from the coding sequence ATGAGTAAATTATTAAAAGTAAATATCCAAAAGAAACTAAAAGAATTCGACTTAGATGTTAGCTTTGAGTTGAAAAAAGGACGTTTAGGTATTCTTGGACCTTCTGGTTGCGGTAAAAGCATGACATTAAAATCAATTGCAGGTATTGTAAATCCTGATAAGGGAATTGTGACCTTAAAAACCAATGAAGAAACTACTTATTTTGATTCAGACAATAAAATCAATTTAAAACCCCAAAAAAGAAATGTAGGTTATCTCTTTCAAAACTATGCACTCTTTCCCAACATGACTGTTGAAGAAAACGTTGCATGCGGACTTTCTAATGATGATGATGAAAAAATAGTATCCGAGATGATTAAGCGTTTTCATTTGGAAGGATTGGAAAAAAGATATCCTCGCCAACTCTCCGGAGGCCAGCAGCAAAGAGTGGCTCTTGCCCGCATAATGGCATATGGGCCTGATGTAATACTATTGGATGAGCCTTTCAGTGCAATGGATACCTATCTAAAGGAACAGTTGCGTATTGAACTTGTAAATTCACTAAAGGATTTTGACGGATTTTCAATCATGGTTACTCACAATCGTGATGAGGCATTCCAGTTCTGTGATGAGCTGATAATTCTTGATGAAGGCAAAATCATAGCTAAAGGAGATACTCATGAAATATTTGAAAATCCAAGAAAAGTGCAGGTTGCAAGACTTACAGGCTGTAAAAACATTTCAAAAATAGAAATAATAGATGATTATCATGTTAAATCCCTTGACTGGGGTGTTACATTTGAAGTATCTCAAAAACTTTCACCAAACATTACTCACATGGGAATAAGGGCACACGATTTTGCCCCTGCAAATAAAGAGGATATCAATGTGATGGACACTACTGATGCAACAAAGCTTGAAATGCCATTTGAATGGGAAATAACATTAGCGAATGGTTTATGGTGGAAAGCAGATAAAAAGATTCATGAACATGATTTTATAATTCCCGAATATCTGAAAGTAGATCCAAAAAATATAATACTGCTTGAAGAGTAA
- a CDS encoding glutamate synthase-related protein has translation MIYKCTVCGHIHNEESTGTLLKNLDKCPICGQAISNFVKLENSQSSESSDLKDSDLSYDKQYAKSDRNIRQMDTIHQMAITGESIVSAMYTDLPMPNWDEILILGNQLNPQPLEADVEVNTKTVIGKNARKPLTIETPIYITHMSFGALSYNAKVALAKGSAAVMTAQGSGEGGILPEEMQNAYKYIFEYVPNKYSVTKDNLKNADAIEVKIGQSTKPGLGGQLQAEKVTSQIAQIRGKPIGEDIHSPSIIPNVSTKEDLKELVDDLRIRSRGRPIGLKFAAGRVEADLDYVLYAEPDFITIDGRGGSTGASPKLVRDSTSVPTIYALSRARKYLDEHESDIDLTITGGLRVSSDFAKALAMGANAIAIGTAAMIALACQQYKICDTGDCPMGVATHDEELTKRLKIETASKRVENLLKVSTEELKTFARITGHGDVHDLNVGDLATINSEISDYTGIGHV, from the coding sequence ATGATATACAAATGCACTGTCTGTGGCCATATTCACAATGAGGAATCAACAGGAACACTATTGAAGAATCTTGATAAATGTCCTATTTGCGGTCAGGCAATATCAAACTTTGTGAAATTGGAAAATTCACAATCCAGTGAAAGCTCCGATTTAAAAGACTCTGATTTGTCCTATGACAAGCAATACGCTAAAAGTGATAGAAACATTAGGCAAATGGACACCATTCACCAGATGGCAATCACTGGCGAGTCAATAGTATCTGCAATGTACACTGACTTGCCGATGCCCAATTGGGATGAAATTCTGATACTGGGAAACCAATTAAACCCGCAACCACTGGAAGCTGATGTTGAAGTCAATACTAAGACTGTTATCGGCAAAAATGCCAGAAAACCATTAACCATAGAAACACCAATCTACATCACTCACATGTCATTTGGAGCATTGTCCTATAATGCAAAAGTTGCTCTGGCAAAAGGAAGTGCGGCGGTAATGACTGCCCAGGGAAGCGGTGAGGGCGGAATACTTCCAGAGGAGATGCAAAACGCTTATAAGTATATTTTTGAATATGTTCCAAACAAGTATTCAGTAACTAAGGATAATCTGAAAAATGCCGATGCAATAGAGGTTAAAATAGGCCAATCCACCAAGCCAGGTCTTGGAGGTCAGCTTCAAGCAGAAAAGGTAACCTCACAAATCGCACAAATTAGAGGAAAGCCAATCGGTGAGGATATTCACTCTCCTTCAATAATACCGAATGTCTCCACAAAAGAGGATTTGAAAGAATTGGTTGATGATTTAAGAATTCGTTCTCGAGGACGTCCAATCGGCTTGAAGTTTGCTGCCGGAAGAGTTGAAGCTGATTTGGATTATGTATTGTATGCCGAGCCGGATTTCATCACTATTGACGGAAGAGGGGGATCAACTGGTGCAAGTCCAAAATTAGTCAGGGATTCCACATCAGTTCCCACAATATATGCTCTTTCTAGAGCGAGAAAATATCTGGATGAACATGAAAGCGACATTGACCTAACCATTACTGGAGGTCTTAGAGTTTCGTCTGATTTTGCAAAGGCATTGGCTATGGGTGCAAATGCGATTGCAATCGGAACTGCAGCAATGATTGCTTTAGCATGTCAGCAGTATAAAATCTGTGACACTGGGGACTGTCCGATGGGTGTTGCAACTCATGATGAGGAGTTGACTAAAAGATTAAAAATAGAAACTGCTTCAAAAAGGGTTGAAAATTTACTTAAAGTTTCAACAGAAGAGCTTAAAACTTTTGCAAGAATCACAGGTCATGGTGATGTTCATGATTTAAATGTTGGTGATTTGGCTACAATTAACTCTGAAATATCTGATTATACGGGTATTGGGCATGTGTAA
- a CDS encoding nascent polypeptide-associated complex protein, whose protein sequence is MIPGMNKKQMKQMERQMKKMGMKMEELEGVQEVIIRFEDKELIIDNPSVSLMNVMGQETYQVDGKAREVELEYEIEIPDEDVEMVANSAGVSENDARAALEECKGDLAEAIMKLNQ, encoded by the coding sequence ATGATACCAGGTATGAATAAAAAGCAAATGAAACAGATGGAAAGACAAATGAAAAAAATGGGTATGAAAATGGAAGAGCTCGAAGGAGTTCAGGAAGTCATAATCCGTTTTGAAGATAAAGAATTAATCATTGATAATCCTAGTGTAAGCTTAATGAATGTAATGGGTCAGGAAACCTATCAGGTTGACGGTAAAGCTCGTGAAGTGGAACTTGAATATGAAATCGAAATTCCTGATGAAGATGTAGAAATGGTAGCTAACAGTGCTGGTGTTAGTGAAAATGATGCAAGAGCAGCCCTTGAAGAATGCAAAGGAGACCTTGCAGAAGCTATAATGAAATTAAATCAATAG
- a CDS encoding acyltransferase encodes MKISPKRILYLDEVRSLAIILVVLGHLIRSFSHDFVSWQICSAVFSFTRIGVPLFFTVSGALLLTRKHDVKLFLEKRFKRVFLPFAFWIIVYLILGVLIWHYQPTLQYVYELTFGAHALSELFWFIWSLMGVYLLIPVLSSFIREYEDFGSKYLIIITVILALLCSIGFFDDQHIKHDFRVIFNFFPVLGYFILGSFIHNHEFKYSKNKMFLLGIVLFIIGIIGHFLKIYYKGLGGTALAPVDLFDLVVVMETVGVFMAFKYADVKMISDKLKPIKEQRLGEIIVTFSSCSFGIYFSHYILMLYLHRFGFMPGGVIKTFSYTSHWRL; translated from the coding sequence ATGAAAATTTCACCCAAGCGTATTTTATATTTAGATGAGGTAAGATCCTTGGCTATTATTCTGGTAGTTTTAGGACATTTAATAAGGTCATTTTCACATGATTTTGTAAGCTGGCAGATTTGCTCCGCAGTGTTTTCCTTCACCCGTATTGGTGTTCCATTATTTTTCACTGTAAGTGGAGCATTGCTTTTAACAAGAAAGCATGATGTCAAACTGTTTTTGGAAAAGAGATTCAAGCGTGTTTTTCTACCCTTTGCATTTTGGATTATAGTTTATCTAATTTTAGGTGTCCTGATATGGCATTATCAGCCTACACTGCAGTATGTTTATGAACTTACATTTGGAGCGCATGCCTTATCAGAACTCTTCTGGTTCATATGGTCATTGATGGGTGTTTATTTATTGATTCCTGTTTTAAGCAGTTTCATCCGTGAATATGAGGATTTCGGTTCTAAATATTTAATCATAATCACAGTCATATTGGCATTGCTTTGCTCTATAGGCTTTTTCGACGACCAGCACATCAAGCATGATTTCAGAGTAATATTCAATTTCTTCCCGGTTTTAGGATACTTCATACTGGGTTCATTTATCCACAATCACGAATTCAAGTATTCCAAAAACAAGATGTTTCTTTTAGGAATAGTATTGTTCATAATCGGTATCATAGGCCACTTCTTAAAGATTTACTATAAAGGATTGGGCGGTACTGCTTTGGCTCCGGTTGACTTGTTTGACCTTGTTGTTGTAATGGAAACTGTTGGAGTGTTCATGGCATTCAAGTATGCGGACGTTAAAATGATTTCTGATAAACTGAAACCAATTAAAGAGCAACGTCTTGGTGAAATTATTGTAACATTCAGTTCATGCAGTTTCGGAATCTATTTCTCACATTACATTCTCATGCTCTACCTGCACAGATTTGGATTCATGCCTGGTGGGGTTATAAAAACATTTTCATATACTTCCCATTGGAGGCTGTAA
- the modB gene encoding molybdate ABC transporter permease subunit, with protein MAVDWSPVFISMKTASLSIFITFFVGLIVAWGIVKMKNDSIKIVLDGIFTLPIVLPPTVVGFFLLYVFGIRGPIGKFFIEFFAVKIAFSWTATVIAAVVMSFPLMYRSARGAFEQVDSNLLDAGRTLGMSEWKIFWKILFANALPGIISGGILAFARGLGEFGATAMLAGNIAGQTRTLPMAVYSEVAAGNMGSAFDYVIVIVIISFIAIFIMDFVSIRKEKQWK; from the coding sequence ATGGCTGTAGATTGGTCCCCAGTATTCATTTCAATGAAAACTGCAAGCTTGTCAATTTTTATAACATTCTTTGTAGGTTTGATTGTAGCATGGGGAATCGTAAAGATGAAAAACGATTCAATAAAAATCGTACTTGACGGCATATTCACATTGCCGATAGTACTGCCACCTACAGTGGTGGGATTCTTTTTATTGTATGTTTTCGGTATCAGAGGACCAATCGGTAAGTTTTTTATAGAATTTTTCGCTGTAAAAATAGCATTTTCATGGACTGCAACAGTAATTGCAGCAGTCGTTATGTCATTTCCTTTAATGTACCGTTCCGCTCGAGGAGCATTCGAACAGGTTGACTCTAACTTATTGGATGCCGGCCGTACACTAGGAATGTCTGAGTGGAAAATATTCTGGAAAATATTGTTTGCAAACGCATTGCCCGGAATCATCAGCGGAGGAATACTGGCCTTTGCCCGTGGTTTAGGAGAATTCGGTGCAACCGCAATGCTTGCAGGAAATATTGCCGGACAAACCAGGACACTCCCAATGGCAGTATACTCAGAGGTAGCTGCAGGTAACATGGGAAGTGCCTTTGATTATGTAATAGTTATTGTAATAATTTCATTTATAGCAATTTTCATCATGGATTTTGTTTCAATACGAAAAGAAAAGCAGTGGAAATAA
- the modA gene encoding molybdate ABC transporter substrate-binding protein → MKSNKVAIIAIIAIIIAVVSVGSVSAGLFDFLGGNAADTSLDGQEVNLAAAASLKNVFDDKLIPMFEEQYPGVKVTPTYASSGDLQTQIENGLETDVFMSAANKQMDALIEEGIIDNDTNLQFLENKVVLIVPADSDSNISSFEDLKDVEGNIAIGDPESVPAGQYAQEVLNNTGIWSDVESKLSLGKDVTEVLNQVAQGSAECGIVYSTDAKSTDDVKVICEAPEDALDTPVIYPVAAVKDTNDTDATQAFMDFLQTKEAKDIFVEYGFTLHE, encoded by the coding sequence ATGAAATCTAATAAAGTTGCAATTATCGCTATTATAGCTATTATCATAGCAGTTGTAAGTGTAGGTTCAGTTTCCGCAGGTTTATTTGATTTTTTAGGCGGAAATGCTGCTGACACTAGCTTAGATGGTCAAGAAGTTAATTTGGCTGCTGCAGCTAGTTTAAAAAACGTTTTTGATGACAAATTAATTCCAATGTTTGAAGAACAATATCCTGGTGTAAAAGTAACTCCAACTTACGCTTCAAGTGGAGACTTACAAACCCAAATTGAAAATGGTTTAGAAACAGATGTATTCATGTCTGCTGCTAACAAACAGATGGATGCTTTAATTGAAGAAGGCATCATTGACAATGATACCAATCTCCAATTCTTAGAAAACAAAGTTGTTTTAATCGTACCTGCTGATTCTGATTCCAACATCTCATCCTTTGAAGATTTAAAAGATGTTGAAGGAAACATTGCTATCGGAGACCCAGAATCCGTACCTGCAGGTCAATACGCTCAAGAAGTATTAAACAATACCGGTATCTGGAGTGATGTGGAATCCAAATTATCATTAGGTAAAGACGTAACTGAAGTATTAAACCAAGTAGCTCAAGGATCTGCTGAATGTGGTATTGTATACTCCACCGATGCTAAATCCACTGATGACGTTAAAGTTATCTGTGAAGCTCCTGAAGATGCTTTAGACACTCCTGTTATCTATCCTGTAGCTGCAGTTAAAGATACCAATGATACTGATGCTACCCAAGCATTCATGGATTTCTTACAAACCAAAGAAGCTAAAGACATTTTCGTTGAATACGGATTTACCCTTCATGAATAG
- a CDS encoding FUSC family protein has protein sequence MQKLPLKMKMIMFTFMIVFMVIYSVLFGSKNAAIGIMIAMAGMMNLGNDMSFKPKVSFIKLTVMLLILGIASFLNNPISILGCILTFLVVFGATFTSYHLFSTSVYIPYLMCYFMMMCIPISAEELPMRLISLIFGAAFIVGINLLINKKKGHKLTKATLDSLILELNNAIDSKQNNEKISKESFKAVNGFYLSMFSHFEYKYFPTPAQEAVLNVIKAFQYIGWVIADSDLTDDELNYTKSILNNLESIEVSEIFKGIDVKTKEMNLILLNLEIIVNEIKKWDSLNDGIIPDKKLIRESIKPILKREFSFRSAKFTFAFKMALVLTLWEVLTLAFNLPYTKWLYFASIPMMLPYVNDAAYNAKSRVTGTIVGVFIFALIIILMHYIPLSQNILMMLIMVISIFGMVYELEDTLKMTIFSTLMSVMTSLMYITLPEALTLKIIWVIVAVIVVSAINFGFLPYSVEKETKNNLKALLKLNESSIGLIRAKCMNKKIPNKTTLLIVSNLIRENIEVTDENREIYWIQMQITDISNFILNYLDVHDFSGQAKDNLIRIIEHENACEDYNDIYEKIMFYSTEYVVNILDREKELFEDI, from the coding sequence ATGCAGAAACTTCCATTAAAAATGAAAATGATCATGTTCACGTTCATGATAGTGTTCATGGTCATATATTCAGTATTGTTTGGAAGTAAAAATGCTGCTATTGGCATCATGATAGCAATGGCAGGAATGATGAATTTGGGCAATGATATGTCATTCAAGCCTAAAGTTTCATTCATCAAATTGACAGTAATGCTTCTGATTTTAGGTATTGCTTCGTTTTTAAACAATCCTATAAGTATTTTAGGTTGCATATTAACATTTTTAGTGGTATTTGGAGCTACATTCACATCATACCATCTATTTTCCACAAGCGTCTACATACCATATCTGATGTGCTATTTCATGATGATGTGCATTCCTATATCTGCTGAGGAGCTGCCGATGAGATTAATATCCCTTATTTTCGGTGCTGCATTTATTGTTGGAATAAATCTTTTAATCAATAAGAAAAAGGGTCATAAGCTTACAAAAGCAACATTGGACAGTCTGATTTTGGAACTGAACAATGCAATCGATTCAAAACAAAACAATGAGAAAATCTCCAAAGAAAGTTTTAAGGCAGTTAACGGATTTTATTTAAGCATGTTTTCCCATTTCGAATACAAGTATTTCCCAACACCTGCTCAGGAAGCAGTGCTAAACGTTATTAAGGCATTCCAATATATCGGATGGGTCATAGCAGATTCCGATTTAACAGATGATGAGTTAAACTACACTAAAAGCATACTCAACAACCTTGAAAGTATTGAGGTTTCAGAAATATTTAAGGGAATTGATGTGAAGACAAAGGAAATGAATCTGATTCTTTTAAATCTTGAAATAATCGTAAATGAAATTAAAAAATGGGATTCATTAAATGACGGAATAATTCCTGATAAGAAATTAATCCGGGAGTCAATAAAACCAATTTTAAAAAGGGAATTTTCATTCAGATCCGCAAAATTCACATTTGCATTCAAAATGGCACTGGTTTTAACATTATGGGAAGTGCTGACATTGGCATTCAATTTACCTTACACCAAATGGCTATACTTCGCTTCCATTCCTATGATGCTTCCATATGTAAATGATGCAGCATATAATGCAAAATCCCGAGTCACCGGTACAATAGTAGGTGTGTTCATTTTCGCTTTAATCATAATATTAATGCATTATATTCCATTATCCCAGAATATCTTGATGATGCTTATTATGGTAATTTCAATATTCGGAATGGTTTATGAACTTGAAGATACATTAAAAATGACAATCTTTTCAACATTAATGAGTGTAATGACCTCATTGATGTACATTACACTGCCTGAGGCATTAACATTAAAAATAATATGGGTAATTGTTGCAGTAATTGTTGTATCTGCAATCAATTTCGGATTCCTGCCATACTCCGTTGAAAAAGAAACAAAAAACAATCTAAAAGCATTACTCAAATTAAATGAAAGCTCAATCGGGTTGATTAGGGCAAAATGTATGAATAAGAAGATTCCAAATAAGACAACCTTATTGATTGTAAGCAATTTAATTCGTGAAAATATTGAAGTCACTGATGAAAACCGTGAAATCTATTGGATTCAAATGCAAATAACAGACATCTCTAATTTCATTTTAAATTATCTTGATGTTCATGACTTTTCAGGGCAAGCCAAAGACAATCTCATTAGAATCATAGAACATGAAAATGCTTGTGAAGATTATAATGACATATATGAAAAAATCATGTTCTATTCAACAGAGTATGTTGTAAACATTTTAGACCGTGAAAAGGAATTATTTGAGGATATCTAA
- a CDS encoding DNA-3-methyladenine glycosylase I — MNKKRCSWAGPEEIYIRYHDEEWGNPTHDDRELFEMLILESFQAGLSWITILKKRENFKKAFDDFDVEKVASYDDAKVEELRLNEGIIRHKGKIASAINNAQVFIEIQEEFGSFDKYIWGFTDGEIIKAEYLTESELSKEISKDLKKRGMKFVGPTIIYSYLESIGVIDNHQEDCFKY, encoded by the coding sequence ATGAACAAAAAACGATGCTCATGGGCAGGACCTGAAGAAATTTATATCAGATATCATGATGAGGAATGGGGAAATCCAACCCATGATGACAGAGAACTGTTTGAAATGCTTATTTTGGAATCATTTCAGGCAGGATTGTCATGGATTACAATCCTTAAAAAGCGTGAAAACTTCAAAAAGGCTTTTGATGACTTTGATGTTGAAAAAGTGGCCAGTTATGATGATGCGAAAGTTGAGGAACTTCGCTTGAATGAAGGAATAATTCGCCATAAAGGAAAGATTGCTTCTGCAATCAACAATGCACAGGTATTCATTGAAATTCAGGAAGAATTTGGAAGTTTTGACAAGTATATTTGGGGTTTTACTGATGGTGAAATTATAAAAGCCGAATATTTAACCGAATCAGAATTGTCCAAGGAAATTTCTAAAGATTTGAAAAAGCGCGGAATGAAATTTGTCGGTCCGACAATAATTTATTCATATCTGGAGTCAATTGGTGTGATTGACAATCATCAAGAGGATTGCTTTAAATACTAA
- a CDS encoding GNAT family N-acetyltransferase: MKIEYIKNNYKFETLTEEHDLTMFECDSEDLNDFLKNDALKQQNEKLNLTKLITCEGEIIGFVSLLTDSMKLKLLRDEVEKEKIKGKLNVSENNPIPAIKIGRFAIDKKYTKHGLGSQILRNILYNLQEIAEKNVGLRFVVVEGYATAYNFYVTNNKFKNLKKDEKNLNKIEIIKKKDPTRTFYLYYDLKDLDLDF; encoded by the coding sequence ATGAAAATTGAATATATTAAAAATAATTATAAATTTGAAACTCTTACAGAAGAACATGATTTAACAATGTTTGAATGCGACTCTGAAGATTTGAATGATTTTCTGAAAAATGATGCACTAAAACAACAAAATGAAAAATTGAATCTTACGAAATTAATAACATGCGAAGGAGAAATAATCGGTTTTGTATCTTTGTTAACAGATTCAATGAAATTGAAATTATTACGGGACGAAGTTGAAAAAGAAAAAATTAAAGGAAAATTAAATGTCTCAGAAAATAATCCCATTCCTGCAATTAAGATTGGAAGATTTGCAATTGATAAAAAATATACTAAACATGGTCTCGGGTCACAGATTTTAAGAAACATATTATACAATCTCCAAGAGATTGCTGAGAAAAATGTTGGATTAAGATTTGTTGTAGTTGAAGGATATGCAACAGCATACAACTTTTACGTTACAAACAACAAATTTAAAAATCTAAAAAAAGATGAGAAAAATCTTAATAAAATAGAAATAATTAAGAAAAAAGACCCCACAAGAACATTTTATCTTTATTATGATTTAAAAGATTTAGATTTGGATTTTTAA
- a CDS encoding metallophosphoesterase family protein, whose protein sequence is MTLIAHISDLHVSNSTFDEEVFMNAVAEINNLDPDMVILTGDITESGYYVEFQQATKYLEMFDAPLFAVPGNHDARNLGYQTFEELIGEKSWKLTMDGKFTVMGIDSSSPDEDKGHVGTPQHMWLEHQLDECVINEHFTIVALHHHVVPIPQTGRERNVLSDAGDILKTLTTHEVDLVLSGHKHVPNIWKINDTLIVNAGSLSSNKLRGKNKNSYNVYNITDSEIEIFLNEVGGERFLFGKYPRNLI, encoded by the coding sequence ATGACTTTAATTGCACATATATCAGACTTGCATGTATCAAATTCCACATTTGATGAAGAAGTTTTCATGAATGCTGTGGCTGAAATCAATAATCTGGATCCGGATATGGTAATCTTGACTGGAGACATTACCGAAAGCGGTTATTATGTTGAATTCCAACAGGCTACTAAATATCTGGAGATGTTTGATGCTCCATTGTTTGCAGTTCCTGGAAATCATGATGCTCGCAATCTTGGTTATCAGACCTTTGAAGAGTTGATTGGTGAGAAAAGCTGGAAATTGACAATGGATGGAAAATTCACAGTAATGGGAATCGACAGTAGTTCTCCTGATGAGGACAAGGGTCATGTCGGAACACCACAACACATGTGGCTGGAACATCAGTTGGATGAATGTGTAATTAATGAACATTTCACAATTGTAGCTCTTCACCATCACGTTGTACCTATTCCTCAAACAGGTCGTGAACGCAACGTTTTATCAGATGCAGGAGATATTTTAAAGACTCTAACAACTCATGAGGTGGATTTGGTCTTGTCTGGACATAAGCATGTTCCAAATATCTGGAAAATTAATGATACTTTAATAGTCAATGCAGGCTCTTTGTCCTCCAATAAGCTTAGAGGTAAGAACAAAAACTCATATAACGTTTATAATATAACTGATAGTGAAATAGAAATCTTTTTAAACGAAGTTGGTGGTGAAAGATTTTTATTTGGAAAATATCCTAGAAATTTAATATAA
- a CDS encoding aldo/keto reductase, producing MTELGMGMMRLPLIDENDQTSIDIEQVNEMVDTYMDAGFNYFDTAYIYHEGVGEQAFKKAVVERYPRESYKIATKLPLFIITEESQLEPIFAEQLNNCGVDYFDYYMLHNVSGFTETAWKNVDLFSFIEKKQKEGKIKHIGLSTHGNAEFLEELLVEHPKIEFVLLQINYLDWDDEGIESRKCLEVARKYNKEVMVMEPYKGGFLADVPDEAEKIMKECHPDKSVVSWAMRFVATMEDVNVVLTGASTLEQLESNIYEFKNAEPLNDEEFKILKEVSEIINSNITVDCTKCRYCVDSCPEEIDIAKIFDLYNKHKILGSDDWSQPGNAYLNYSKLDGVGIASDCIECESCIEECPQQINIPEVLKDVAETFETEGYGFTD from the coding sequence ATGACAGAATTGGGCATGGGGATGATGAGACTCCCGTTAATAGATGAAAATGACCAGACAAGCATTGACATTGAACAGGTAAATGAGATGGTGGACACTTATATGGATGCAGGATTCAACTATTTTGACACTGCATACATTTACCATGAAGGCGTAGGCGAACAGGCATTTAAAAAGGCAGTTGTTGAAAGATATCCTCGTGAATCATATAAAATAGCAACAAAACTGCCGTTATTCATCATCACTGAAGAATCACAGCTGGAACCAATATTTGCAGAACAGCTTAACAATTGCGGTGTGGACTACTTTGACTATTATATGCTTCACAATGTAAGTGGATTCACTGAAACCGCATGGAAAAATGTGGATTTATTCTCCTTTATTGAAAAAAAACAAAAAGAAGGCAAAATCAAACATATCGGTTTGTCCACTCATGGAAATGCTGAATTTTTAGAGGAATTATTAGTTGAGCATCCAAAAATTGAATTCGTGTTGCTTCAAATCAATTATCTTGACTGGGATGATGAAGGAATCGAATCAAGAAAATGTCTTGAAGTTGCAAGAAAATACAATAAGGAAGTAATGGTCATGGAACCTTATAAAGGCGGATTTTTGGCTGATGTTCCGGATGAAGCTGAAAAAATCATGAAAGAATGCCATCCGGACAAGTCAGTGGTTTCATGGGCAATGAGATTTGTAGCAACAATGGAGGATGTTAATGTTGTCCTAACTGGTGCAAGCACATTAGAACAGCTTGAAAGCAATATCTATGAGTTTAAAAATGCAGAACCATTGAATGATGAGGAATTTAAAATCCTAAAAGAGGTTTCAGAAATTATTAACAGTAACATTACTGTTGACTGTACAAAATGCAGATACTGTGTTGATTCATGTCCTGAAGAAATTGACATCGCAAAGATATTTGATTTATACAATAAGCACAAGATTTTAGGTAGTGATGACTGGTCACAGCCTGGAAATGCTTATCTGAACTATTCCAAATTGGATGGTGTCGGAATTGCTTCAGACTGTATTGAATGTGAGTCATGCATTGAGGAATGTCCTCAGCAAATCAATATTCCTGAAGTTTTAAAAGATGTTGCTGAAACTTTTGAAACCGAAGGTTATGGTTTCACAGATTAA
- a CDS encoding pyridoxamine 5'-phosphate oxidase family protein codes for MSNIEKVNEILNKAETFYLATVDGDKPKVRPLGFHLLFEDKIYFGVGTFKAVYKQLEANPNTEIAAWDGEHFLRYYGEAILEKNDAVVEKAYELMPDIKEAYEANGWEMGVFYLDNATAEIRNMMAIEESYEFKY; via the coding sequence ATGTCAAATATCGAAAAAGTTAATGAAATTTTAAACAAAGCAGAAACATTCTACCTTGCAACAGTAGATGGCGACAAACCAAAAGTAAGACCATTAGGATTCCACTTATTATTTGAAGACAAAATCTATTTTGGAGTAGGAACCTTCAAAGCAGTATACAAACAACTGGAAGCAAATCCAAATACTGAAATTGCAGCATGGGATGGAGAACACTTCCTCAGATACTACGGTGAAGCAATTCTAGAAAAAAATGATGCAGTAGTTGAAAAAGCATATGAACTCATGCCGGACATTAAAGAAGCTTACGAAGCAAATGGCTGGGAAATGGGAGTATTCTACCTTGACAATGCAACAGCAGAAATCAGAAACATGATGGCTATTGAAGAGTCCTATGAATTCAAATATTAA